One part of the Nostoc sp. PCC 7120 = FACHB-418 genome encodes these proteins:
- a CDS encoding mechanosensitive ion channel family protein — protein sequence MNAEISTAWDKVQSMINGFIALLPNMALALIVFLIFLFVASRIKALVKRLTRNRRSARNLGLVLGRLAQGVTILIGLFIALSIVIPTFRAGDLVQLLGISGVAIGFAFRDILQNFLSGILILLTEPFQIDDQIVFKGFEGTVENIETRATTIRTYDGRRIVIPNSELFTNSVTVNTAFDSRRLEYDVGIGYGDDMDLAKHLMLNAVLSIDEVLKDPAPDVLAMELAESTVNIRVRWWIKPPRRADDLSSRDKVISAIKKTLVANGIDLPFPTQQILFHDQTEETDGNRSRQREGWPAGKSEVPKPRRVSDSLRLLAQARASQDGNGKVDS from the coding sequence ATGAATGCAGAAATCTCCACAGCGTGGGATAAGGTTCAAAGCATGATCAACGGTTTCATTGCTTTGCTACCCAATATGGCCTTAGCGTTGATTGTCTTTCTAATATTTTTGTTTGTTGCTAGCAGAATTAAGGCACTAGTCAAGCGATTAACTCGCAATCGTCGTTCTGCACGGAATCTGGGATTAGTGTTAGGAAGATTAGCGCAAGGTGTAACAATTTTGATTGGGTTGTTTATCGCCCTTTCCATTGTGATCCCCACATTTAGAGCAGGTGATTTGGTGCAACTGTTGGGAATTAGTGGTGTTGCCATTGGTTTTGCCTTCCGCGATATTCTGCAAAACTTCCTCTCTGGGATTTTAATTCTGCTAACTGAACCTTTTCAAATCGATGACCAAATTGTATTTAAAGGCTTTGAGGGGACTGTAGAGAATATCGAGACACGGGCAACGACAATTAGAACTTATGACGGTCGGCGGATTGTTATTCCTAACTCTGAGTTATTTACTAATTCGGTAACTGTTAACACTGCCTTTGATAGCCGTAGATTAGAGTACGATGTCGGTATTGGCTATGGCGATGACATGGATCTAGCCAAGCATTTGATGTTAAATGCAGTTCTTAGCATAGATGAAGTTTTAAAAGATCCTGCGCCTGATGTACTGGCAATGGAACTTGCCGAAAGTACGGTCAATATTCGTGTGCGTTGGTGGATTAAACCACCACGCAGGGCAGATGATTTATCTTCGCGGGATAAGGTAATCTCTGCAATTAAGAAAACGCTTGTTGCTAACGGTATTGATTTACCCTTCCCAACACAACAAATTCTATTTCACGACCAAACCGAAGAGACAGATGGAAACCGCTCCCGTCAGCGTGAAGGTTGGCCAGCCGGGAAAAGCGAAGTACCAAAGCCTCGCCGTGTCAGTGATTCGCTCAGGTTACTTGCTCAAGCGCGCGCCTCACAAGATGGTAACGGCAAAGTAGATTCTTAA